In a genomic window of Methanoregula sp. UBA64:
- a CDS encoding ATP-binding cassette domain-containing protein, with product MRLVLENSVMSRPDWSLAADGTFTPGIHLVSGDVGSGKSTLALLMAGLAAPRRGAVIREGIGPAMLSFQFPEFHVTGLSVADECRSWGLEPGPVLVSAGLDLSMDRPALSLSRGELKRLHLACLLSREYDLLLLDEPFSSLDCPGKEWAAREIGKRSRGITVVFTHEQCIFPHTDHIWEIQEGALVDCGGMPGALHAWEHAPALIRRLVMDGTVPDDLTQDAIMEAACRTRE from the coding sequence GTGAGGCTCGTTCTCGAAAATTCGGTGATGAGCCGGCCGGACTGGTCCCTTGCCGCGGACGGCACGTTTACTCCCGGCATCCATCTGGTGAGCGGGGACGTGGGAAGCGGGAAGTCCACACTTGCACTCCTGATGGCCGGGCTTGCTGCCCCAAGGCGCGGTGCGGTGATTCGCGAGGGGATCGGGCCGGCGATGCTTTCGTTCCAGTTCCCCGAGTTCCATGTGACCGGCCTCTCTGTGGCAGATGAGTGCCGGTCGTGGGGGCTTGAACCGGGACCCGTGCTGGTATCGGCAGGCCTCGATCTCTCTATGGATCGCCCCGCCCTTTCGTTAAGCCGGGGCGAGCTCAAGCGCCTCCACCTGGCCTGTCTCCTCTCGCGTGAATACGATCTATTGCTGCTCGACGAGCCGTTCTCATCGCTTGACTGCCCGGGAAAGGAGTGGGCCGCGCGGGAGATCGGCAAAAGATCGCGGGGGATTACAGTTGTCTTCACGCACGAGCAATGCATCTTTCCTCATACCGACCATATCTGGGAGATCCAAGAGGGGGCCCTCGTAGATTGCGGTGGAATGCCCGGGGCGCTCCATGCCTGGGAGCATGCACCGGCACTGATCCGGCGCCTTGTTATGGATGGAACGGTCCCGGATGACCTGACACAGGATGCAATTATGGAGGCAGCATGCAGGACCCGAGAATAA
- a CDS encoding energy-coupling factor ABC transporter ATP-binding protein: protein MIAFENVRFRALCVPSLALPPGVTTIIGPNGAGKSTFLKLCAGIREPEPGTISVDGQNPRNTEIGYVNEFPDRNLLFSTVMDELASPLRFRHMPCTETDREVRACAETWGIAGLLDREVKRLSGGEKCLVALATACITRPRVLVLDEYDSHLDAGRCAAAESVLRSSGVGYIIRCTQQMETAAESDLLLFLEKGRILYSGEPAAVFSRLAGTSFYPLSWRCRS from the coding sequence ATGATCGCGTTTGAGAACGTCCGGTTCCGGGCGCTGTGTGTCCCCTCGCTCGCACTGCCCCCCGGGGTAACGACAATCATCGGGCCAAACGGTGCCGGGAAGAGCACGTTTTTAAAACTCTGCGCCGGGATCAGGGAGCCGGAACCGGGAACAATCAGCGTTGACGGGCAAAATCCGCGGAATACGGAGATCGGGTATGTCAACGAGTTCCCGGATCGGAACCTCCTTTTTTCTACGGTAATGGATGAACTCGCATCGCCGCTGCGGTTCCGCCATATGCCCTGCACGGAGACAGACCGGGAGGTCCGGGCCTGTGCGGAAACGTGGGGAATCGCCGGGCTGCTCGACCGTGAGGTAAAGCGCCTGAGCGGGGGCGAGAAGTGCCTCGTTGCGCTTGCCACGGCCTGCATTACCCGGCCCCGGGTGCTTGTCCTTGACGAGTACGATTCTCATCTCGATGCAGGCCGGTGCGCCGCGGCAGAATCAGTGCTTCGATCCTCCGGTGTAGGATATATTATCCGCTGCACCCAGCAGATGGAGACGGCGGCAGAAAGCGACCTGCTCCTTTTCCTTGAAAAGGGCAGGATACTCTACTCTGGTGAACCGGCCGCGGTCTTTTCCCGGCTCGCCGGCACCTCGTTCTATCCCCTCTCATGGAGGTGCCGATCGTGA
- a CDS encoding biotin transporter BioY — protein MFGDLARSRSIAYTAVFIGLIAIGGWISVPFVPSPFTLQTFFVLLASAVMKRRAVIPVALYVLLGAAGLPVFHNGTAGIGILLGPTGGYFAGFIAAALVAGLAYESSRPAIRIAGLATGAVLILACGVAWLIVSTGMAPVAAIVLGMLIFLPGDLVKAGAAYLVAQHLP, from the coding sequence ATGTTTGGCGACTTAGCACGTTCGAGGAGTATTGCCTATACTGCCGTCTTTATCGGTCTGATTGCCATCGGCGGGTGGATCTCTGTCCCGTTCGTACCGTCGCCTTTCACTCTCCAGACATTCTTTGTCCTTCTCGCCAGTGCGGTCATGAAACGCCGGGCGGTTATTCCCGTGGCACTCTATGTCCTGCTCGGCGCTGCAGGGCTGCCGGTCTTCCACAATGGCACGGCAGGAATCGGGATCCTGCTCGGGCCGACCGGGGGGTACTTTGCCGGGTTTATCGCAGCGGCTCTTGTTGCCGGTCTTGCATACGAATCGTCCCGGCCGGCCATCCGGATCGCAGGGCTCGCTACCGGCGCTGTCCTGATCCTTGCCTGCGGTGTTGCATGGCTGATCGTCTCCACCGGGATGGCACCGGTAGCGGCAATTGTGCTTGGGATGCTGATCTTCCTCCCCGGGGATCTGGTGAAAGCCGGTGCAGCCTACCTGGTCGCCCAGCACCTGCCATGA